The window AAGGTAGACGGGTTATGACGAATTCAGTTCAGCGACCGGTGGCACAGGAGCCAGATATGGCCGCCGCCGATGCCCGCGATCGGGCCTGGTGGGAAACGGCAGTCCTGTATCAAATTTATCCCCTGACGTTTGCCGATGGCGATGGCAATGGCGTCGGTGATATTCCAGGCATTATCGAGCGGTTGGACTATCTGAATAACCCCGAGGATGACAGCGCTTGCCTGGGGGTCGATGCCCTGTGGCTATCGCCGGTGAACAAATCACCGATGAAGGACAATGGCTACGACGTCAGCGATTACTGTGATGTTGATCCGACCTTTGGCACGTTGGATGACTTTAAGGCGTTGGTTCAGGCATCCCACGATCGCAATATCAAAGTGATCATGGACTTAGTGATCAATCACACTTCAAGTGAGCATGATTGGTTTCTCGAATCATCATCTAGCCGCAAGAATCCGAAGAGTGACTGGTATATCTGGCGTGATCCTGGCTATACCGGCAAAGAACCGAATAACTGGCTGTCCTATTTTGGCGGTACGGCTTGGACGTTTTGTGAAACGCGGCAGCAGTATTACTATCATGCATTTAATAAAAACCAACCGGATCTAAACTGGCGCAACCCGAAGGTGCGAAAGGCGATTCATGATGTGGTGCGGTTTTGGCTGGATATCGGGGTCGATGGCTTCCGATTAGATGCGTCGAGTGTCTATGCCAAGGACAAGTATTGCCGCGATAACCCGATGAAGTTTGGGGCGAATCATACCAACCCCTATAACAATCAGCATCATCTCTACGACAAGGACCTACCGGAGAACCATGCGATTATTCGGGATATTCGCAAGATCTTGGATAAGTATGGCGATCGGCTATTAATTGGTGAAACTTTCATTGACAGTCGGCTATACGATTCCGCCTCGTTTTATGGCATTGATAACGACGAGTTGCATTTGCCGTTTACCTTTGAGTTTCCCTTTAGTCCTTGGTATCCGGGGTATTTGCAGCGGGAGATTCAAAAAAAAGAGATCTTGACGCCGCCGGGGTGTTGGCCAGCGTATTTCTTAGATAACCACGATATTCCTCGGCATTTGGTGCGGTGGAATGAATGCAGTTTGTGTAATGACTCGCAGCAGATTGCGCGGGCGGCAGCGACGTTATTATTAACGCTGCGGGGCACGCCGGTGCTGTACTACGGCCAAGAGTTGGGTATGATTGATCACGATAGCATTCCGCCGGAGCGCTTACGGGATGCGGTATTCGAGCCGACTAAAGATGAGAATGATCTAGAAACCCGTGATGGGGTAAGGACGCCGATGCAGTGGGATAGCGGTTTGCACGCGGGCTTTTGTCATAATCCCGATGCGGAGCTATGGCTGCCGATTAATCCGAATTACACCGAGGTGAATGTCGCGTCGGAGTTGGCTGATCCGAAATCGGTATTGAGCTTTTATCGATCGCTGCTCCGTATCCGCAAATATCAAAGTAAAGCCCTGCGGTTTGGGGAATGGCGCACGTTGATCGACTACCCCTATGAGCATTTAGCCTATGTGCGACAGTGGGAAGATGAGACGGTCTTGGTGATGGTCAATTTTGCCAATGCCGAGCAATCCTGCCATTTGGATGTGAACATCGATCGGCAGAATTGGACGGTTTTATTGACCAATAAAAATGATTTGAAATCCGGGGAAGTGATTGATGTCCCCGCATCATTCAAGCCATTCGACATTTTGATTTTGCAAAAGTTTGGTCATGCGATGTAGCAGCAATCTCAGAAGCAAGGATTCCACGCAGGGCAGTACAGATTTCAACCGCAATTTTTGAGCGTTTAAAAAAGCAATTTTGCTTCTGTAAAGAAGAGTGGATTATCCCTTATCCCAGCACCACCAGCTTCCACAACTTGATATTCCAAAAAAATATCTTCATATCCTTGAACATCAAGGACAACAGATGCAAT is drawn from Romeriopsis navalis LEGE 11480 and contains these coding sequences:
- a CDS encoding glycoside hydrolase family 13 protein, producing the protein MTNSVQRPVAQEPDMAAADARDRAWWETAVLYQIYPLTFADGDGNGVGDIPGIIERLDYLNNPEDDSACLGVDALWLSPVNKSPMKDNGYDVSDYCDVDPTFGTLDDFKALVQASHDRNIKVIMDLVINHTSSEHDWFLESSSSRKNPKSDWYIWRDPGYTGKEPNNWLSYFGGTAWTFCETRQQYYYHAFNKNQPDLNWRNPKVRKAIHDVVRFWLDIGVDGFRLDASSVYAKDKYCRDNPMKFGANHTNPYNNQHHLYDKDLPENHAIIRDIRKILDKYGDRLLIGETFIDSRLYDSASFYGIDNDELHLPFTFEFPFSPWYPGYLQREIQKKEILTPPGCWPAYFLDNHDIPRHLVRWNECSLCNDSQQIARAAATLLLTLRGTPVLYYGQELGMIDHDSIPPERLRDAVFEPTKDENDLETRDGVRTPMQWDSGLHAGFCHNPDAELWLPINPNYTEVNVASELADPKSVLSFYRSLLRIRKYQSKALRFGEWRTLIDYPYEHLAYVRQWEDETVLVMVNFANAEQSCHLDVNIDRQNWTVLLTNKNDLKSGEVIDVPASFKPFDILILQKFGHAM